The window AGGAATTTCCCATATctattgttaaaaatatttttatttatctacAAGTGATTGTTAACCCAGGTCTTTTCTGAGAAAGAAGTATTAAGAAGGTCTATGCCATATCTTTCTCCCATTATTCCATAGCCCTCTGGATTTGGAGCAGTGTTccctccaggtgctggagccagAAGGCAGTCCCAGCTGGAGTCTCCTGAAGCTGCTGGGGGATCGAGGCTGCACTGTGGTGGAGCTGGCAGAGTCCTTGCAGGCCCTGGAGCACACAGAGGCCCTCCAGTGTCTCAGACATTCAGGTCAGTTCTGGGCTGTGCTTTCACTACAGCCCTGGTTTTCAGACTGGAAACACTCAATGTAACACTCTACAGGAACTAAAAACATCTTTAGTGCTTGAATTCTGGTAGTTGGGATCCAGATGATTACCAAGGTAATTGGCTCATCTGATTCTGAGGTTAAAAGTAAGCCAAGCCTTCACACAGTGTTGTAGCAGACTTAGACTTGGCTGCATGGGTGTGCTGGGTGTTGTCATTCTGTCTGCTGACTGGGGTTTGGTGTCTCTGGGTGATGCTTATGGACCTGAGATGGACAGACAGGTGCTGCCAGCACCTGGGTCTGGAGGTGCCAGTAACTTACCCCAAGTGAAGGGGAAGGGTCCAGTTAAGGCAATTCTGGTACATGCAGGATTCAGTCCAGCTTGCTCACTGGGCAGATAAACTAATTTAGGAGAGAACTAGATTATTTTCTGCTAACAcatggacttgatgatccttgtggatcccttgaagatcagcatattctgtgattcagtgtgGTTGTTCACAAAGTCTAGGAAGTGGGGCAGCACAAGGAGATACACAAGTAGGACCATGTAATAGCAAGTGCTATTTGCTGTAGTACAAAACCAGAACCCTCTCTTAGGTCCTTCTTCTTCAGGACAGGGTGAAATGCAGCCTCCTGGGAAATGATAAAAGCTTCTCTTTGAATGGGAAGTGGAAATGAGACCTGCAGGCTCCTTGCCATGCTGAAAGCTGTCCTCTTCTTTGGACAGTGTGTGAAAAGAAGCCATGGGCTGAGAACCAGTTAGGACAatgttgggatttttcaagTGTATTGTAGCAATGCTTTTCACTCTTCCATCAAGTGAAAGCGTTTCCCAGTGTTGTCAGCTAACGATCTAACAATTAGATTATAGGTAAGATTACAAATACTGAATTTGCATGGTGTGTTTCAAAGTCTGGTAAGCACAGATGCCACTTTGCCATCTTCAAAGGTAACACTTATGCTCTgcattttccagggaaaacggaagaaatatttatatgtcTTTGTAATCAATCACAAAACTGAGCTGGAACGTTTTCCTTTTTGAGCCATTAAATTCCATGGTATATACAGGAAGCGACTGTagtgctgaaaaaaaaactaggaaaagaaatgaaactgtGAAGTATGGATCAGATTTCTTAGAACTTGTTTGGAATGCCTCTGACAAATGCAAAATGCTTATCTTCTAGTGAATTTTTCTAATCTACGTTCTTAAGAGCTGTTTGTGATGCAAATTgggagaaattaaaaacaaaaagtagaAGTTTTTAACAAGTCTTAATTATTCTGTCctttaaattgaaataatatAATTACTTTTTGTATTGGTTAATGTTAGAGGACTGTGATGCTCAAAAACTACTTAACACAGTTTAACTGCAGAATGCAGCAGAGGTGGTGTTAAATAAGGAACTGAGTTAGTGATCTCCAGTGCTAGGTGTAGAAGGAAGTGATTTTGGAGTAAGGAGGGCAGGGAATTTCAAAGTGCTGCAGCTCTTTTTAGAGTAGCTGCTGGTGTGTTCCACTCCTTCCGAGTAATCCTGTGTGTGGAGACAGCTGATAGAACCCACCGTCCTGCCAGGCAAGGTTATGTGATTTTCAAATGCCATGTGCTCTCTATTTCAGGCTTTTGTCTCCATGTTCTGGTCTAGTTGTACCATCCAGAGCAAAGAATGCTTCgaataatgatttttaaactttctgttctgcagttgacttctcctccttcttctgaTGACCTTGACTATACCAGTGGATCTGGTTTTGAGACCACCCTGTAACAAAATCTGGAATGGTTTAggttaagaaaataaatgcatcaTATCAGGGTGGTGTCAGAGTTGCTCTTCTGGCAGTTAAGATTTGAAGTGGAAAATTTTACCTTCCAGAAACCCCCGCCCTGTGTTCTGCAGGAGTCAGAGGCATAAAGCTGAAACCAAGGATTCAGCTCATAAGAATGCATAAGAAATAGCAGGAAAGCACTCTATTGGACTTAAACTCTGACTGCTTTGACTCCCTCAGGGCTGAGCCTTAATCCAAACAGCTCAAAGAAATTGTTGGGAGTGAGAAAACACTTAAAACTGGGAATATCTTTCCAAAAAGGGACCTGTGATACCATGAGACatattatttcctttaaaattaaaatatctgaatTATTTACTTTGAATCTTTTATGAGCTCCATCGAGTACTACTCGTTTGAGCATGGATTTTGTGTAGTGGAAGACAATTTTGAATGTCTTAAAATATATAACTAATTGGAACTGTGTGTATACACAGtacaaacaaattattttcaagtgTATTTAATGACAGAAATGTTCTTTGCTTCAAGGgcaatttaaatgaaaatataaattacaaaCTTGTATTTCTTAATAACTTTGTGTAAATTCTTAATAACTATGTGTAAATTCTGTCTTAAAGGTATAAAGATTGTTGTCCAGCCAGACTCTCAAGCAGTGCTCTCCGGTCAGGTTGTCAAGTTATGCTGCTGGGCAATGGGACACCCATTTGTGCACTACCAGTGGTTCAAGCAGGAAAAAGAGGTAAGAGTTCATAGAGCATGCAGGCTTTTTAAATAGTGAGAATAACATAATGATTTTGGATCATCCTTTTTTTGAGGCTCTTATTCACAATGAGAGAAGATTGATGTAAATACTcagaaaaccaaaattagaAATGCTGGATAATGATCCTACAAACATGCTAAAACAAAACGGTGATTCCTTATATTCACACCACTTCATTCCTGGGGACTGTGAATGTGGAATGGGGCAGAAAGGAAGCTGTAAGTTCAGTTGTCTCAGCCTACCAGTAAGTTTTGAGTAAGTGAAGGAGTTGAGGATGGTGTTATGgacttggaaataaaaattataatgcTTGGTCCTGGTTTAGATTAAACCAATCGAAATTGAAGTATTTTTGGTTCACCTGTGATGCAGGTTCCCCATGGTAATTCTCCAGAGCTGGTTTTGAGTCCAGTGAGCGTAAAGGATTCTGGCTTTTACATCTGTCGAGTGAACAGTGAATCTTCTTTCATGTTCAGTCGGTGGGCACGCCTTGAAGTTTGTGAGCTTCAGAATACGTCTCATGGTGAGTGGCAAAAATGCCTTCTGAAAGTGCCTTCCTGCTTCCTCAAGGCACTTGGGTCCCTGTTGCTGTGCTTATGTTGTCTCACGCTTCCTTTTCTTGTTacttacttttcattttttaagggCACTTAATGGGTTTGCCTGAAAACAAGTTGTGCATTTGTAATCAGCCTCAGCCACAAAACCTGACAGTGGGGGATGCTTTGGTCCTAGAATGTGGAGCTGTTGGAAACCCAATTCCTCATTACCAGTGGTTCAGAAATGGATTTCCTTTGGCAAATGGGAGCAAAAATGTCTACACAGTAAGTTACTGTAATAGGCCACACTTGGGAGCTAATGTTAACTACCTTGAGCTTACCCCGGAAAGTTCCTGTGAAGAAAATGATTTCTCCAGAACCTTGATAATTTCTGAAGAAGTGCTTGTGTGAAGTGCTGTTTTTAGTTTCTTTACTCTTTCTTGCCTGTGGGGCTTGGATTCAAGTATTAAATACCTGATGCAGGTATTTTTTGAAGGCCTGTTGGGGTGATTGTGATGATGCTTGCATAGGTAACTTACGTGGATGTGGGACATCAAGGAACATACTGGTGTCATGTATTCAATGACCGAGAGGATGAAGACAGCAAGAAAGTAGAAGTCATTATAGGTAAGGAGTTTTTCTATATCATACAGATCAGCTCCTTTGTCCATTTCTTCCACGTgactaaaatttatttttgaagcttTCAGTAGTAAGCCAAGCACATGCATTCTATATTTTCAGTGTATCCGTTTGTTAAAACACCAGTGCTTGTGTCCAGCAAATGGAATTTTATACCTTTGGGTTTTTACGGCGTAGAAGTGCTATCCCTTTCTGGCCCTGCCAGCATGTATGTGGCTTGTTAGCAGATTGCAAGCTGATTTATGCTTTTTGACAACTAAAAACCATTTTAACCCTTGCTGGGGACATGAACTCTGTTACCTGGAGTCCTTCAGCAATCAGGAGAGGTGAGATTGTTCATTTCAGGTAGAATGAATGAACATGTTTCAGTGCATGTGTATTTGCAGTGAACTGAAGAGGAGCAGGTCTGTTTGTATAGCTTTCAGATGTATCTGGCAATAGTATTGTGTAATTTCCTAACCTATGAAACACCCTAGTTTACTACTCCTGAGTTTCAGGAGTCATTACTTTCCGGTGTTATGGCCAGTGCAGATTTACACTGCTGTAAAGTGAGCCAGATTGCAGAACAGCTTGACAGTGCCCTGTGTCTTCCACCTTGTGTGCTAACTCATAACTAGAGCTCAtcttccaattttttccccctccttacAACACAAGGAAGGAGAGCTGTGGCAGTGGAGTGCACAGAAGGTAATGTAAACCTCTAGTTGTGaatcagttttaaaaatcagtgaTGGGGATGATAGGTTGTTGAGTGTGTTGCTGAAAGGCATGTGTGGGTTGAGAGCTTGGGTTTAAAACACTGATGGAGCACTGATGGATGATGCAACAGTCCTTCTGCATGTGCTTCTCTCTTCTTTGCCTGGACATCATGATCTAGttcacacaggagaaaaaacaggctattttcttcttttgtggtATTCAAATGAATATAAAGATGTTGAGATTTCTTTGGTGGGGCTCAGGAGGCAACATCCTAgcaagaaaatcagaaaatccTGAGATGTTCAGGAGCCTGGGTGATCTTAGAGAGCTGGCTAGAGCTAGTTCCAATGTCAGCACCATGTCTGCAGAAGTGTTTCTAGCAACTTCCTTAGGATGTTTTCTGTTCTCCTTTGCATTGTTGCAACAGGGAGGAAGAAGTGTATTGTGACCTTTAATGTTGGTACCGTCCCTTTACTACTGAGTATCTCACTCTGCAATATTCACAGCACAGGGGATTGTGCACAGCGGTGCACAATGCTCCAGGAGAGCACTGGTGCTTCAGAGATGTTAGttcttttccctgctttccagTGTTCTCAGAATAAAGAGGCAAAACCCCTGGTAGCTTAGAATGTTTGAAAATTGTGTCTGAAGTCTTTCTGAACATACATGGCTTCCCAAAATCAGATCTTTCGCTCAGGATGTTGCTTTTTCAGCAGCCCTTCAAACATCTGTTCTCCAGTGGGATGATTCTGGTACcttgttccttttttcttcaaCCTACTTGCATGCCTGTGAGATTGAAGTGTCATAATTGTCCCCCCGTTTGTTTTTACATCTACTGTACTGCAATGCTGTGTCTAGCACAGCTTAATGTATTGCTATAGGATTTTCTCTTCTCTATGTGGAATAAACACATAAGGTTTGATTTGCAGAAATGCAAAGCCAAAAGTATTTTAGAAAGGTAGTTTATTTCCTATGTTCAGCTTTGTTTAATAATGGCATGACACATTTTTACTAATAAAAGggtttctgctttttgtttaaactattattttattggtgtttttcttcacagaagatTTAAGTGATCTTCAGGAATCAGGTAAGTGATAAGTTTTGAAAAactttaattttgcattttcactTTGTGAATTTTAACTAGTCACTGAAGGCTTGCTGGGTTGCAATATGAACTTTACAGTATTTGGATGTATCTGTAACTTAGGATTGAATAGGAGCTGGTATCACCTTAAGAGCAGCACAGCTTTCTTCTTCCAAGAGATTTAACTTGAAGCCTATAGAGAATCATGGGAGTGCTGTTTCATCTAAGGCTGCACATGTACTTGAACAGATACAAAGCAAGTTAATCTTTCTTATCTGTGGTTTCTTGGGACTCTGAGTTTTAGCACATTGCTGCTTTCTCTGATAATTAAGGTGAAAAAGATGTGAGGTATCTGGCTATCACTCGTATGTTGAACGGCATATTTCTTACGGTCATGTTGCAGTCAGCCAGTGTGATATGAAGCCTGTTACGTGTTTATTGTGGAAACGTACATCCATAGTGTTGCCCTAGAGGGGATTATCCCTCATACAGTTTTCATAAAACCTCAACTCCCAAAGATAGTTTCCTGGGTTAGATATCAAATACGTTTATGTTTGCCCAGCCTGTTTCAATCACTGAAGGGCTTCTCTGTCATACTGTGTCATGTTATCCAGGTGACCACTTTGGCACACTGCTTACTGTTTCTCTTGGCACAGCATTGGCTCTGCCACCCCTCTGTGAAATACAAAatgtggatgctaaatgcaagcagggagcacagtgtctGTAGAAAAGCAAGTcgcataactttctcagactAGCCTAAGAAAGttgcctgggaaatcataaggaggaatcaaaataATCCTTAGAGACAcaagacagccttgcaggtgttgtttgtcagtttcttgttttcttgcaagagaaggttgaggggtggtgtaccccactgaccaacgatggtgatgtgttagttcactgaccaATAAGGGTTTTACCTTTCTGGACCTTTGCGTACtttgtctataaaagaagatctggggTAATAAACcttgctctcctgttcaactcacaagagagttTGTGTCGTTAATACCTTGCCGTTCCTGATATAGtgtgaaacaaaataaaatcattttcGCATCCAGATTGGAATCCCTGCTAAGCATCCCCCACCTTGCATGTCTGCATTTTGTTTGGAGAGGATGAACTGTTCTGTTGTCACTGAAAGTGCCAGTGTGCCATTTGTAAGATTTAGCATCTATTCTTTCTTAATCTGTAGAACTAGCTATTCACATCCTGTCAGGTTGTTTGCTGGAAGAGGGTGAAGGAAATCAtctaaacaaaaacaacaatatcaacaaaacacccccaaaccccaccaaaacaaaaatgctttttcttgcatTAAATTATCAAAGTGTTAGACAAAGCAGTGCCACTAGACTATGGCTGTGGGGAAGATGCAGTTCATTTTCTGTAGTCACTGACACActgttcttttcttctgtttcaagCAGACCCACAAGAAGAATCAAGTCATAGACCTGTGGGTAAGTAGCTTTGTACTGAAATGACTGTACGTATTTGACATCTAGGAAGcaaattctgctgcttctgagTATTGCTACTACTGACACTGCCAGTGCAAGACCTGCAGGGAAAATAGCGAGCTCCAGGGAGGGAGATCTGTGGGTATTTGTGTATTCCTTTTAGAAAGCTTGCTTGCCCTTTTAGGAGTAAACTGTGCTGAGGGCACCAGTATTTTTAGTGACCCTGTGAAGCATCTGCACCTTCTCATCTGTTTCAGTTCACTGCTTCAGATTCCTGTGGCCAGGCCTTAGCCAGTGTGTCACTCCATTCCTTTGAACACTTGGAGGCAGTGGTATTGGGATAATGTGATAGAAAGGATTGCTGCCCTGTCTGCTGAGGAAATGCTGTCATTGCAAGCTCAGCTCTCCCTGTTCCATCATGTGGATGCTTTGATGCTGAGCTGAAGCTCATAAAGAGATGGATAGCACATGTGATACGAAGAATTGTTGCTAGGTTTTTTAATCACATTCTTAAATTTGCTGTGTAGATTTGAGTGGTCAGGCATGTCCTGTTGATACTAAATGAGATGGAAAGGTTGTTGGCCTCTGTCAGAATTTTATGGCTCTTTCAGGTTTATCATTGTGAGAGGGAGTGTAAGTGCTCCTCTCTCATTAGGTAAGttttcttcttcaggctgaaaagAGAGTTGAGCTGTGTTGTTGATGTGGGATGACTTGTAAAATCACATAAAATATTGTGCCTGAAGTGAGATTGGATagtttttttcactttggaAAACCTTAAATGTGAAGGTGTTGAATccataatatataaatatataaatgtgactttttttttttttcctctgtgtcctggcagccaCAGACAAGGTGGCTCTGTTAATAGGAAACATGAGCTACTGGAATCATCCCCAGCTCAAGGCTCCAATGGTAGATGTCTATGAATTGACCAGTTTGCTAAGGCAGCTGGATTTCAAAGTTGTTTCTTTGCTGGATCTTACTGAGTCTGAGATGCGAAATGCAGTGGATGAATTTTTACTTCTCCTGGACAAAGGAGTTTATGGTAAGGACATGTAAAATCCCTTCTGAAGTAGGTCAGTTTTGTATGTATCAAGCAGAGAACATCTGGTATTTGTCTCTGCTAAACAAACTTCAGGGTAAATATGATGTATGTAGAATGGGAAGAATAAATTAAAGGCACCCACCAGCATATCCTCTGACTTTggttaaaatgttatttttcctttacttttagAACAGATCAAATGATTGAACTTGATTCCTCAACCACTCCTAAAACTGCAGTGcaggcttttattttgtttgataGTACTGATAGTACTTTGCTTGCCTAGATTTGATTTTGGGAGACAAAGCACAAGACAGAAGTGGGGGAGAGCATGATGGAATTGCTGCAGTGAGCAAAAGCGTTGCATGGCAAAGGCCAAGAGTGATCTGGTTTGGAGTGTAAGAAAAGTTCATACATTTTCCACTGACTGCCACTATTTTGTCATTTTACTAAAATTGTATAGAAAACTCCAGAAACTTTTTAGGACAGAGAGCAAAAAGTTTTCCCACGTCCCTATTTAATAAATTGCAGATTTCCTGTAGTAAAAGTCCATTTGAGAAAAGATTATTTGATCCCTTTTTGGAACACAAGGTCAGCTTATTTCTTTGCATGACTTTTTTTACGGGTGTGTTACCTGATGCTCAGTCTGTGCAAAACTGCCTGCTCTGACATTTGGGCATTTATATCTGAGCCAAAACCTGCCTGACACGAAGCCTCAGTCTGGCAGGAACATGAGGCTTTTGAGAGCAGTTTGCTTTTATTATTGCCTGGGAAATAGATGGGCTTATCTGTTTGGGTGAGCTTTGAGATTTTTGCACCTTCTCAATTTTTCTCTGTAGTTGTGGACATGAATGTAGCAAATAAAGTACTGAAAGGCTTTAATGAATTTCTCAGCAGCACCATATGAAAGCTCTTACATGGCATATTTTTGCAATTGTACTTTTCCAGCCAGTTCATATAAAAGGTAAGCAGAACAGTTTTTTAGTGGTGTTTGGCAATAACTACTTCAGTTTAAATGATCACTTTGTACTTTTTGCATAGTGGCTATTAATGGCTTAAAGCCTATAAAAGATGCTGTCAGTGCACAAGAAGGTAATGATTTATTGCCTTTTCTAGTGGGCATAGCTTCAAATAGAAGAGGCATAGTGACTACTGCTGTTTAGTCCCTGCTACATATAAACCTGATGGCACTAGGTTGTGTAATTCTGGCTTACTGCCAGGAAAGTGGCATTTCAGATGGTGGTCCTTAAGAGCAGGAGTAGTAAACAAAGTGATGATGATTGTCTCCTCTGCTGTCTTAGTCTGTGCTGTTCTAAATGTAGGTTGCAATTAACACTGTATTCCACACAGGGTAAAAGCATAGACCCATGTGCTTGAAAGGCTAAAAATAATTAggctgctttctttttaaatgagaGGGACTGAGGGAGGGAGGCGGATATCACTTAAATGCTGACGTCTCTGAGGAACTTGAGCCTACTTAAAATTGTTGTGTGTGAGTCTCCGTTGAGGCCCTCCAAACATGTTTACTCCACTTACCCCAGGTATGTGCAGATTTATTTCTGATCTTGAGCTCAGCATATTAACTTTTGCAGGTACTTGGCACACAGCACAGTCATCTGCCAAGGACAGAAAAGGAATGTAGTCAGTCAGTCCAATTACTTACAGAGTATATGCTCAGATACATAGAATGTCAACCCTGATTTAGGTCCAGATCCAAAATCTGGAAATCACATTGAGACTTTCCTTTTAACTTAGGGCCTGACACAAGGTCATGCAGTTGCACTTCATACCATTTTTAGCTTTCTTGAAACTCTCCAGGTTCAGGTATCCTTCATATATTCATATCTTGTAGCTGTATGTAGGGAAAAGGCGCAAACATCTAGCATGGCCACCTCCACAAGCTAATTTAACAGTAGATCATCTTAGTTTGTTAGGGTGAGGCttattttgggttttctgtGAATGTGCCAGTGTTGTAGTGACTTAAATTTCTCAGCAAATTCTAGTAAgaataacaacataaaaatatCGTATCTCCAGCCAGCATAAATTGTCAGATTTCTGTTGACTTTTATTCAGCTAAGCACTATATTCTAATTGCAGATCTGACCCATAGACTGCTTTGActagataaataaaaattctttttaaaatattaaattctcATCATTAAGGAAAACCAGCCTGGGAATAGGCAATAGGAAAATTCAATTAAATCGTACAAGCCTCTGGTAGCTGCATTTTATGGCAGTAGAGATTATGGATTCTAAAAGCATCTAATAGTCATGTAAATTTATATGACTTTAATATTGGACATTTTTATTCATAGAAGAAAAATCTAGGTTCTAGCTTGCAATTCCCTTTCTTAGGGTTGAGAAAAACTTTCTTTAATTCCCTGatcaggttggtttttttctacaAAAGTATTGCATGTTTTATTGAAGATTCTAAATGTTAAAATGTTGTAGACTGTTTTGTAGTGACACATGAGGGACATGATGGCAGGATAATAATTTCTGGCTAGGTAAGCATGCAAagagtttgtttgtttagtaGACCCAGAAGAGTCATGAGTCTGTAACTAGGAGATACAGCTGCAATCAACTGAACATGAGCTGTTGGTAGTTTAGTAATGGGGATGTGCTCTGGAGTCCTACCAAGCTCTTCagctttttatcttttttgtcTATAAACTGCAGACTTACTGCTGCTCAGAGCTTTGTAATCGCACATGTGGAGAAGATGTTTTACAGTTGGCACATTTCCTTGTTCCTATCTGTGAGTTACACATCACACGTAACAGACTCCTTTAGAGGTCACAGCTACTTAGAGCATTTTAAGAGTATTTAACTTAATGTGTTTATGGAAATGTCTAACTGATTCTATTGCAtgtgtgatttttgtgcttCTTTTAATTTACTGTGTTAGTGTATTGATGTTAATGTAGCTTGGAGTGGCTTCAGTGAGCTCCCTGGCCCACAGTCAGCACTGTGCATGACAGTTTTGACCCACTGAAATGGACAGAAGTCTCTGATGCACTGCTCACTGTCACACCTGTTTTGAACTCAGGTTTGTTATACTATGCTGGTCATGGCTATGAAAACTATGGGAACAGTTTCATGGTTCCTGTTGATGCTCCGAATCCCTACTGCTCAGCAAACTGCCTGTGCGTGCAGAACATCCTGTGGCTGATGCAGGAGAAGCAGACGGGACTCAACGTGTTCCTGCTGGATATGTGTCGCAAAAGGTATCTCCTGCATTCCTACATGGTGAGAGCTGTCCTCAGCTCTTTGGGATCTTCACAGAAAGCTGTGCTTCCTGCTGATCAGAAGTCTTTAGGCTGAGAATTCACTGTACTGCAAAGTTCATGGTTCTGAGAATTCATAGCCTGCACCTGAGTGCTTTAGCATCAGTAAGATTTCACCCACAGACTTCTGCCTGTGGCCTTGGATAGGGATGTGAACCTGGTGGTTAGGCTTTGTCCTCATGGGTACATAACCTGCCTCCTGATTTCaatgacatttatttcttttttgctgttgtttttctaAATGTTATAAACAGACTCAGATAAAAGTGAAATTGGGCATCTGAAAGAAGAAACAGGACCCTTTCCCCTGGGATCATTATCCATCTTCATTACAGGGAGGAAGGAGAATCCCTGTGATCAAAGGCACATTAACCTAGCAGAAGGGCTCAATTGAAGTGCTTATTTTAGAACTCTTGAGAGCCATGGATTTTGCTTCTGTACTGAGGATGTTGTAGCTTTATTTAGAGGTTAAAAACCAActgatttatgggatttttctacACAAAGTACTATGTTCTTTCCATGTTGAGAAACTATTATGATCAATTAAACTTGTAATTGAAATCAGCTCTTCAGTCAGCACTTCTGGCAGTTGGTCTCTGAGGAATGTTTCATAACAGAAAATTGCTGGTGCTTTAGTAACTGTGGAGCCTCTAAACTTCTCTGCGAATGAAATGCCCATGACCCAATTCAGCTTCGCAATCTGCTGTCCAAATAGAAAATCCTTCAATGTAAGCCTCATACTAATGCCACCATGTTtggtggggaaaagaaaaattaagaaaaaaaccacaccattTTTGAAATAACCTAGTATGGGTGGATATTAGAATTGTGTTTTGGAGAGATTGCAGCCAAACTCTACTGGTTACTACAGCATGCCCTTCTCTGGGTAAAGCATGGTGCCTCTGTCTTTACACTGCCCTCAGGCAGAGTGCTGATGGTGCTGACTTTGTGTTTGAGCAGTCAGGATTCATTCCAGACTTCCAGTAGGAGTGAAACAAATTACTGGTTCTGAACTCTGCACTTCCTCATATTTTGAATTTGTTGCCATTATTAGttctaaaattattattttattttcttgtgtttccatttattacagAAATGAATATGATGACACAGTTCTTATCTTGGATGCTCTGAAGGTTACGGCCAACATTGTTTTTGGATACGCAACGTAAGGAAGTTCTTCTGTGCCACAGAAATGACTGAGATTGTATAGCAGTTCTTCTTCAGAACTGTGCTGTGGGCCCGTAACCTTGGTCGCTTTTCAAGTGCAAAAGCTGCTGAATAGAAGTAGTCAGGAGCTTTACTAAAGTCATCTATAATATATTGAAGCTCCTCATATGAGCAGTTCAATGAACAGGTCTAGTCTGTGATGTCATTTTAAGACATTTTAAGACTTCCATCAGCTGCTTGCAAGGGAATACAAAGAGCAGATTGGCCTGGGACACAATCTGGTTTTCAAATTGTAGGGtttctttccccattcccaataGAAATTTATTCTTAATCATGCaggtttttcaggtttttttccttgtccaATGCTGATGGTCTCACAGGTGCCAAGGAGCAGAAGCTTTTGAAATCCAGCAGTTGGGGTTGGCCAATGGAATCTTCATGAAGTTCTTGAAGGAC is drawn from Poecile atricapillus isolate bPoeAtr1 chromosome W, bPoeAtr1.hap1, whole genome shotgun sequence and contains these coding sequences:
- the LOC131591487 gene encoding mucosa-associated lymphoid tissue lymphoma translocation protein 1 homolog isoform X3 → MERGAAGSLPLSRLAGPLLRRLSELLDRAAPGKGWRELAQRAGSRGTVRLSPLDLEQCSLQVLEPEGSPSWSLLKLLGDRGCTVVELAESLQALEHTEALQCLRHSGIKIVVQPDSQAVLSGQVVKLCCWAMGHPFVHYQWFKQEKEVPHGNSPELVLSPVSVKDSGFYICRVNSESSFMFSRWARLEVCELQNTSHGHLMGLPENKLCICNQPQPQNLTVGDALVLECGAVGNPIPHYQWFRNGFPLANGSKNVYTVTYVDVGHQGTYWCHVFNDREDEDSKKVEVIIEDLSDLQESADPQEESSHRPVATDKVALLIGNMSYWNHPQLKAPMVDVYELTSLLRQLDFKVVSLLDLTESEMRNAVDEFLLLLDKGVYGLLYYAGHGYENYGNSFMVPVDAPNPYCSANCLCVQNILWLMQEKQTGLNVFLLDMCRKRNEYDDTVLILDALKVTANIVFGYATCQGAEAFEIQQLGLANGIFMKFLKDRLLEDKKVTVLLDEIAEDMGKCPLTKGKQALEIRSSLSEKRALTDPVQQSTSSAESLARNLQWAKAHELPESMSLEFQCGVQIQLGFAAEFSNVMIIYTRIVTKPPEITACRAHITDFPLDLDVDPKEANKGTPEETGSYLVAKDLPKHCLYTRLSSLQKLREHLIFTVCLHYEYSGIEDTMDERKKINVGKPLIAKLGLHHRFKTKNCPQTCCMPGYPFHNPVESSPEAAEYYIPSHCQPNSCPDVYHPNCACSTSITQPEACSCNGTSRILASRHEAQHYSPTMEKSNVPVETTDDTVELEFFLSDSLSFSEQQ
- the LOC131591487 gene encoding mucosa-associated lymphoid tissue lymphoma translocation protein 1 homolog isoform X4 → MERGAAGSLPLSRLAGPLLRRLSELLDRAAPGKGWRELAQRAGSRGTVRLSPLDLEQCSLQVLEPEGSPSWSLLKLLGDRGCTVVELAESLQALEHTEALQCLRHSGIKIVVQPDSQAVLSGQVVKLCCWAMGHPFVHYQWFKQEKEVPHGNSPELVLSPVSVKDSGFYICRVNSESSFMFSRWARLEVCELQNTSHGHLMGLPENKLCICNQPQPQNLTVGDALVLECGAVGNPIPHYQWFRNGFPLANGSKNVYTVTYVDVGHQGTYWCHVFNDREDEDSKKVEVIIEDLSDLQESDPQEESSHRPVATDKVALLIGNMSYWNHPQLKAPMVDVYELTSLLRQLDFKVVSLLDLTESEMRNAVDEFLLLLDKGVYGLLYYAGHGYENYGNSFMVPVDAPNPYCSANCLCVQNILWLMQEKQTGLNVFLLDMCRKRNEYDDTVLILDALKVTANIVFGYATCQGAEAFEIQQLGLANGIFMKFLKDRLLEDKKVTVLLDEIAEDMGKCPLTKGKQALEIRSSLSEKRALTDPVQQSTSSAESLARNLQWAKAHELPESMSLEFQCGVQIQLGFAAEFSNVMIIYTRIVTKPPEITACRAHITDFPLDLDVDPKEANKGTPEETGSYLVAKDLPKHCLYTRLSSLQKLREHLIFTVCLHYEYSGIEDTMDERKKINVGKPLIAKLGLHHRFKTKNCPQTCCMPGYPFHNPVESSPEAAEYYIPSHCQPNSCPDVYHPNCACSTSITQPEACSCNGTSRILASRHEAQHYSPTMEKSNVPVETTDDTVELEFFLSDSLSFSEQQ